Proteins from a genomic interval of Bradyrhizobium sp. CCBAU 53340:
- a CDS encoding CHAT domain-containing protein, producing the protein MPVAEYEDFELEIGSDLPVGGGPQQYYGRVVRSPAGEAPKSQVKFWFSAPGELAKLRGELENAVLEIDEKNRQGPTTRGEQVLRDFGRGVFRSVFTDVPSIQRIYERSKGAAQDLRIKLRIEAADLAGLPWEYLYDEDDMPGFVSLTRPIVRYLETAGGVSRMGVKGPLRILGMIADPSTSEWPKLNVVKERDRINKGIDALQHEGKVDFQWVPGGTGKDLMKKLLEGEWHIFHFIGHGGVEEASPGAGASGFVVMVDEDGRPVKKFASDLAMMLTGARRSLRLIVLNCCESARINVGDRFGNPAIGLMKTGWLPAVVAMQFPITDNAAISMSEGFYAALAGNRPIDDAVTLARKFIQEKSRVEWGIPVLYMRSPDGRIFDVEAPQPLALPPEAARPSKEMLQRRRDEFMEALPTTPMTIEALEDLTRRGQELHGLLADDSELSVRLAKVYFDLGTLQHKQKQIPKAAASFAYMLKLDPAKPEYFVRRANFNVTVGLYENALSDITEAIKLKPTSAEFYWIKGIVSMTAAGTDDKRGYVEEAIKAFGTAIATDVNEPKYLVSRANAYAQIKDVAKAQNDMDSAIALAPDNIDLLVQKAKMVAQAA; encoded by the coding sequence ATGCCCGTTGCCGAATACGAAGATTTCGAGCTCGAGATCGGCTCCGATCTGCCGGTGGGCGGCGGCCCTCAGCAATATTACGGCCGGGTCGTCAGGTCGCCGGCGGGCGAGGCGCCGAAGAGCCAGGTCAAGTTCTGGTTCTCCGCGCCGGGCGAACTGGCCAAGTTGCGGGGCGAACTGGAAAACGCCGTCCTCGAGATTGACGAGAAAAATCGCCAGGGCCCGACCACGCGCGGCGAGCAGGTGCTGCGCGATTTCGGCCGCGGCGTGTTCCGCAGCGTCTTCACCGACGTGCCGTCGATCCAGCGGATCTACGAGCGCAGCAAGGGCGCGGCGCAGGATCTGAGGATCAAGCTGCGCATCGAGGCGGCCGACCTTGCCGGACTGCCGTGGGAATATCTCTACGACGAAGACGACATGCCCGGCTTCGTCAGCCTGACGCGCCCGATCGTGCGCTATCTCGAGACGGCAGGCGGCGTCAGCCGGATGGGTGTCAAGGGACCCCTGCGCATCCTCGGCATGATCGCCGATCCCTCCACCAGCGAATGGCCGAAGCTCAACGTGGTCAAGGAGCGCGACCGCATCAACAAGGGCATCGATGCGCTCCAGCACGAAGGCAAGGTTGATTTCCAGTGGGTCCCCGGCGGCACCGGCAAGGACCTGATGAAGAAGCTGCTCGAAGGCGAATGGCATATCTTCCACTTCATCGGGCATGGCGGCGTCGAGGAAGCCTCGCCCGGCGCCGGTGCCAGCGGCTTCGTCGTCATGGTCGACGAGGACGGCAGGCCGGTGAAGAAGTTCGCCTCCGACCTTGCGATGATGCTGACGGGGGCGCGGCGCAGCCTGCGCCTGATCGTGCTCAATTGCTGCGAGAGCGCGAGGATCAACGTCGGCGACCGCTTCGGCAATCCGGCGATCGGCTTGATGAAGACCGGATGGCTGCCGGCCGTGGTGGCGATGCAGTTTCCGATCACCGACAACGCCGCGATCTCGATGTCGGAAGGCTTTTACGCCGCGCTCGCCGGCAACCGTCCGATCGACGATGCGGTGACGCTCGCGCGCAAGTTCATCCAGGAGAAGTCGCGGGTGGAGTGGGGAATTCCCGTCCTCTACATGCGCTCGCCGGACGGAAGGATCTTCGACGTCGAGGCGCCGCAGCCGCTGGCACTGCCGCCCGAGGCGGCGCGCCCCTCGAAGGAAATGCTGCAACGACGCCGCGACGAGTTCATGGAGGCGCTGCCGACTACCCCGATGACGATCGAGGCGCTTGAGGACCTGACCCGGCGCGGGCAGGAGCTGCATGGCCTCCTCGCCGACGATTCCGAGCTCTCGGTCCGGCTCGCGAAAGTCTATTTCGATCTCGGCACGCTCCAGCACAAGCAGAAGCAGATTCCGAAGGCCGCCGCGAGCTTCGCCTACATGCTCAAGCTCGATCCGGCGAAGCCGGAATATTTCGTGCGCCGCGCCAATTTCAACGTCACGGTCGGTCTCTACGAGAACGCGCTGAGCGACATCACCGAAGCGATCAAGCTCAAGCCGACGAGCGCCGAGTTCTACTGGATCAAGGGCATCGTCAGCATGACGGCGGCCGGCACCGACGACAAGCGCGGCTATGTCGAGGAGGCGATCAAGGCCTTCGGCACGGCGATCGCGACCGACGTGAACGAGCCGAAATATCTGGTGTCGCGGGCCAATGCCTATGCCCAGATCAAGGACGTGGCGAAGGCCCAGAACGATATGGACAGCGCGATTGCGCTGGCCCCCGACAATATCGATCTCCTGGTCCAGAAGGCCAAGATGGTCGCCCAGGCTGCGTGA
- a CDS encoding glutathionylspermidine synthase family protein — protein MQRIPCPERDDWQQTAEQCGFAFHTIDGERYWDERAYYAFSLDEIERGIETPTGEIDAMCVELAGRVIGDEQHLRRLKIPEAFWDLITESWERDDRSLYGRLDLKFDGEGPAKLLEYNADTPTSIFEAAVFQWTWLEQAIERRIIPARADQFNSIHERLIEAWKRIGAGHHLHLTGTTGNEEDAGTLAYLEDTARQAGLSTTLLDIEQIGWRDVGGFVDLDDRDMELVFKLYPWEWMFHDAFGAKLKEAPTRWIEPPWKAVLSNKGILPLLWEMFPNHPNLLPAFFEDDPRAAELGSSYVRKPLLSREGANVTLVSGGMSLDEHEGPYGAEGFVRQALSPLPNFSGVYPVVGSWLVNHEPCGLSIREDESPITGNSSRFLPHAIL, from the coding sequence ATGCAACGCATCCCTTGTCCCGAGCGCGACGACTGGCAACAGACCGCCGAGCAATGCGGCTTCGCCTTCCACACCATCGACGGCGAGCGCTATTGGGACGAGCGCGCCTATTACGCCTTCTCGCTCGACGAGATCGAACGCGGCATCGAGACGCCAACCGGCGAAATCGACGCGATGTGCGTTGAACTCGCCGGCCGTGTGATCGGCGACGAGCAGCACCTGCGGCGCTTGAAGATTCCGGAGGCATTCTGGGATCTCATCACGGAAAGCTGGGAGCGCGATGACCGCAGCCTCTACGGCCGGCTCGATCTGAAGTTCGACGGCGAAGGTCCGGCAAAACTGCTCGAATACAATGCGGACACACCGACCTCGATCTTCGAGGCCGCGGTGTTTCAATGGACCTGGCTGGAGCAGGCGATCGAACGGCGCATCATCCCTGCGCGCGCCGACCAGTTCAATTCGATCCACGAGCGGCTGATCGAGGCCTGGAAGCGGATCGGCGCGGGTCACCATCTGCACCTCACCGGCACCACCGGCAACGAGGAAGACGCCGGCACGCTTGCCTATCTGGAAGACACCGCGCGTCAGGCAGGCCTGTCGACGACGCTGCTCGACATCGAGCAGATCGGCTGGCGCGACGTCGGCGGCTTCGTCGATCTGGACGATCGCGACATGGAGCTCGTCTTCAAGCTCTATCCCTGGGAATGGATGTTCCACGATGCCTTCGGCGCCAAGCTCAAGGAGGCACCGACGCGCTGGATCGAGCCGCCCTGGAAGGCGGTGCTCTCCAACAAGGGCATCCTGCCGCTATTGTGGGAGATGTTTCCGAACCATCCCAATTTGCTGCCGGCCTTTTTCGAGGATGACCCGCGCGCCGCCGAGCTCGGCAGCTCCTATGTCCGCAAGCCGCTGCTGTCGCGCGAAGGCGCCAATGTCACGCTGGTCTCTGGCGGAATGTCGCTCGACGAGCACGAAGGCCCCTATGGCGCCGAAGGTTTCGTGCGCCAAGCGCTGTCACCGCTGCCGAACTTTTCCGGTGTCTATCCGGTGGTGGGAAGCTGGCTGGTGAACCACGAGCCCTGCGGGCTTTCGATCCGCGAGGACGAAAGCCCGATCACGGGCAACAGCTCGCGATTTCTGCCGCATGCGATCCTGTGA
- a CDS encoding DUF350 domain-containing protein, with protein MILQSLAGLPAFLVYFCTGLVAIVAYLFVYTRITPHNEFQLIRDNDPAAAIALGLSLLGFVAPLFSAIAHSANVLDCLIWAIIALIVQIAVFYIVKIPVPNLSGRIAAGELAPAIWLGLSSLAAGLLNAACMIY; from the coding sequence ATGATCCTGCAATCGCTCGCCGGCCTGCCCGCCTTCCTGGTCTATTTCTGCACCGGGTTGGTCGCGATAGTGGCATATCTGTTCGTCTACACGCGGATCACGCCGCACAACGAGTTCCAGCTGATCCGGGACAACGATCCTGCCGCAGCGATTGCGCTCGGCCTTAGCCTGCTCGGCTTCGTCGCACCGCTGTTCAGCGCGATCGCGCATTCGGCCAACGTGCTGGACTGCCTGATCTGGGCTATCATCGCGCTGATCGTGCAAATCGCCGTCTTCTACATCGTGAAAATTCCGGTGCCGAACCTGTCGGGGCGGATCGCCGCCGGCGAGCTCGCGCCCGCCATCTGGCTCGGCCTGTCCTCGCTTGCCGCGGGCCTCCTCAACGCCGCCTGCATGATCTACTGA